Part of the Ictalurus punctatus breed USDA103 chromosome 9, Coco_2.0, whole genome shotgun sequence genome is shown below.
cgggcacaaggcgtggtacaccctggacacggttcagttatatatatatatatatatatatatatatatatatatatatatatatatatatatatatataaatataaatatatatatatatataacaatagaTGTGACAGGGAAAGAAATCTGCTGGTCCAAatagttttttaaatgatttggtCAAGTTGTAAGCAAGTTGTAAACTGCATGGGCATTGTGAGttttaattaaatcattttcTAGCCCTAAGCAAGAAGTTAAATCTCCAAACAATATGGATCTTCATACATCTTCTGAGTCTGGTGCATTATACAGAAGACCCAGCTATGTATCCAGGTTATTACCAGTCATATTCAAAGAAAAGGCTTTCATTAGTCTACTATATGCCTTCAATATTACATGAGACAATATTGACAAAATATCACAGCTTATgctacataaaaaaacaaaaagtatcACCATTTATGAAGAGGACACAGAGTCTATCATTGATATACAACAACTAGAAACTCAGGACTCATTTTATTGCTCAGGTGAATCTTTAATGGAAAAGGGTCTGGTTCCACAAAAGCCCTGACCAGTTAGTTTGGAAAAACATTTGTATATTTCAAGAGCTCCTGagttttgtaaatgtatgtgtaagATGACTGACTAATGTAATCTTTGACTGATTGGCTTCAAATCTTGGACAAAAGAAACGctgcgttaaaaaaaaagcaggaagaGCTTATATGTGTCTTTACTAGTCAAAAAGTtgcaatggctgagctgcattacttgAATATTTAGCCTATGGCATGCTTAAGAGGCACTGTATAATTATCAGTTTGCTATTTTTAGCGCTCTGTGAGCTCTAACTTTTATGGAGTTTGTGGGCAtcgctaaatgtaaatgtacctgTTCTATGAACACGCTTGGTATGTTACTGAGTCAATGCAATGTCTCagtttctgttttcatttccccTCAGTGAAACTGCATCTACCTCCACTGAAAGCCCTGACTCATCATGTCATGTGACTATCCCTCTGGGGTATCAAAACTTTTGTGAAGtgttcagcaaaatgaaagCCTTTGGCCTGCTTCATTGACCTCCTTCCTGGGACCATGACCCCTCACAGTCACATTTACCCCCTCAGCATCACTGAAAGTCAAGCCATGCAGGTCTACATCACCCTAGCTCAGGGGTACATCCATCCCTCCACATCACTAGCATCAGCCAGCTCCTTCTTtgtggaaaagaaaggaagcGGTCTCAGGCCCTGATTATTGAGGGCTAAACCAAATCACTACCAAATATCGCTACCCATTACCTTTTATCCCATCGGCCCTCAAACAGCTCAGAGAAGCCTGAATCTTTACGAAATTAGACAAGAGCAGTGCATATAATCTCATCCACATCCGAGAAAGGGATGAGTGGAAAATGGCCTTTAGCACCACCTCTGGAATTACGAGTACTAGTGTATGAGACATGCTGGGGTCTCGTCCATTACGAATACTGGTGTAAAAAATGTATGCCTACATTGACAACATTTTGATTTACTCTTCATTCCAAGAAATTCATGTTATCCATGTGAAACAAGTGCTTCAGAGACTCATGGACAATCACCTATATGTCAAAGCAGAAAATTGTGAATTccatgttgaattttaaatttttcccacttcttttcttattttaaaatcttAGAAAAATTCAAAACTGTTTGTAGAAAtgtaaaatttttatatatttttctttaccTTTCACTGTTTTGAATTGTCTTGGCACATCATGTTCTAACACGCAAAGGAACTTCAGTTACAGAAAGTTCTGAGTAGTTTCCAAGAAATCATACTCCCCCCAGAACAAGGTGTCATTCACCTGCTATTTCCTGTAAGAGCAAGTTAATCTGCTTTCACTTTGGGGTTATAAATTCTGATCATAACCATGTGCACAGACATCACAATGAGCATTTGTCCCAGCTAGGAGtacatttggtaagcaaatataACACTTCATAATTTTCTACACTACACGTTTATTTTTGTCCTTATTTTGTtatcagctataaacatttGATTTTACTGTTCCATCTACAAGGTTTAATGGGTGTTTTACAGAACATACATGTCTGTGTTGTTTgcaagaaaagagaagaaataaaaatatatgagATTTTGTATTGGAGACATTGGAGGTTATTTGcctacatattttttaaaatatatttttcttagcTTGTTCAGGAACCTGGTCTgataattaaattatattatggTAATTGCTGGTGGGGAGGGGAAGATCCCACCTCCCACATTGTCCAGTTCCCAAAGCTGTGCAATCTGTCTCCGATGGGGTCTACTACTGTGTCTGTTTTCAGTGGAATTTCACGATTAGAAGTATTCTATATGAGGAGTAGTATATGAAGAGTAGTATTGCCTCAGCAGTGATCCAGGTGCATTCCTCTGTATGGTACCCCTCCCAGTGTATAGGAACAGCATGCATAAACCCTGTCCTTTAGAGTCGAGTAGTATTATGAGGTATGTTGGTCTGCTGTCtatttaatccattttttaagtatatttatgtagttcttttaacaatggacattttcacaaagcagttttacagaagtCCAGATATAGATTTAAATTCCCCTAATGAGGAAAACAGCTGACATTAGGAAGAAATctttagaggaaccagactcaaaagggaacccatcctcttctgggtgacaccataTAGTGAGATTATAAGTCATTACCCATCCACAGGTTTGTACTGTGGAGATAAGCAGTGTTAAGTGTGAGAGGATCTTGAGTATGAGCCTCAGAGTCATTTCTGATTTCTTTAGAGTTTTAACTTTAAGTGTGAATTGTGTATGGGGGACGggggtaaaataaaatagtagtattttataatcaatgcaacaTTTTGGTCaaatcttctggttctagtaaggactctggttgctgcattctggactaatcaGAGCTTGTTTCTCCACctgctggaacatccagacagcaaggcattacaataatccaaacTAAAGGTGACAAAAGCATAAActagtttttctgcatcatttcttatcttagcaatgtTTTATCTTAgctatttctgagatgaaaatgGCTATCCTAATAATAGTATCTACATGAGCTTGGTAAACAACAAGgtattttactgctgcacatggtATAACTGAATGGCCATCCATAGTTACTACATAATCACAAAGCTTACTTTTAGCTGCATTTGaagtaaagtatttatttattttcagaattaagtagaaggaagatactaagcatccagtgtctaacaTCCACATTCCGAATCTATTCAAAtaacattcctcaactttattaagctggtgtctcTCATATGGCATTGATGGAGCACAtagctgtgtgtcatcagcatagcagtgtaAGCTAATACCATGTTTACAGATAATTTGACTTAGAGGTAGAAGATATGgagaaaagagcagtgggcctaaaataGAACCTtatggaacaccaaactttattATGCATAGTGAAGCCACCATTTGCATCTACAAATTGATAACAGTCCGttaaataagacctgagccaagGAAGGGCTGTTTCCCTAATTCCAACAACTTTTTCTAGTCTATCTATTATGATAATTATGATAAATGATATCAAAAGCTGCAttaaggtcaagcaacacaaacaGGTAGGTAGgtaatttactactttaaccagcactGTCTTAGTACTGTAATGAAACCCTGAATGATagatttcatgaatgttattgcCATGTAAGTATAAGCCTAACTGCTGTGCTATGTCACCGTGCTGCATTGGGATAGGGCTAGAGCATATTACATCATCATCCATTGTCTTTGCTAATTTACATACATCTTAGTAACTTCTGATTGATGAAGCTGCATATCCTTAGCTCCTCCGAACTTCAAAAATAGCTCTTTACTTGCCTAAGACCCTGTGTCCAGAAGGAGTGGAGGCTAAGCTCTGGATTTCTGCCCCTGTAATATATAACAGACGGCTTTTAGCAATCAACCATTGAATGTGAGCAATTGTATATGATGAAGGCTGATTTAGTCTCTAGGCTACTGGGTTAACTTGTTTTAAACTTTTGATAGGACCAATGAATCCAGTCTCAATTTTAGGTCTCAGTTGAATGGCTAGACCATTTGTCTGGGACATAAGTGAGGCAATAAAAAGGTTATCTTATTTGTAGGTGAGGTCTGTGGCACGGCATTGCTCAGATCTTATATTGTATTATAGCTATTTGTGAGTCCAATGGGTAAGAAGGTGAGGGAGTTTTCTGAATATTCTGCCCAAAATTTTGAGTTTGAGATTACACTGGTTATAGAGATAGGGCTAGTGGAAACTGGGGGAAAACatactttattcatgcattttgagaaattaacaaatgtaatacaagcataataaataataaaaatgaacagtagtTCACAGTAATTATGATTGGCATTCAATAGCTTATGCTTGTCAATGAGGTCTAAAATATTACTACATATAATACTGGCAGCAGTAAAGCATGAACTATCACAGGGGTTTTCAAATCTGCATCAAATCATGTTCTGTATTTCTCCAAGTATTTCTGAAAATCTGTAATTACCAACAAACCTATGATGAAGAAACACAGATGAAAGTATGAACTACACACTAGCATTTTAGAGTATTAAATGTTTGTtctaatatttattcatgtttttttattattattaatttcataCTATGCTAATATACTTTGATTAATAATACTTTGTAACTGCAAGCCAACTACCGGTGTCTAATTAAACATGTTTCCTTTAGTAAAAGACTGTGGCTCAGGATCCGCACAAATGGAGTTAAAGCAGCTCAAAGGTGAGTAAATACTGACGTGGTCACAATAATGTATGAAAAGGGAAAAAGAGAAACTTCTCAATTTAGTTTGGGAGAAGTAAACTAATGGAATACGCATGGTATATgcaccttatatatatatatatatatatatatatatatatatatatatatatatatatatatatatatatatatatatatatatatatatataggtaatCATTtattgctatacactgaaggcatttgggtttgagacaatagctaaaaaacaacaacacttgGGACACTAGCTCATGTACTATGTCTTTTTTAGGTTATTAAGAATTGACTGCCAAGTAAAATTAAGTTAAAACGACTGTTTATGAAGTTGAAATAAAAGTGGAATTACATTGATGTATAAttccattatatttttattcatgttacAAAAATGTTCAGAATAGTATATCTGaattaaaacatgaaacatacaTAATGTGTACAATAAATAGGTAGACCTGAGTATTTAGAATACCCATATAATTACAtctaaaactaaaataatagtTGGAATATAGATTATTTACCACCAAGTGAATTTCTCTTCAAGTATGCTAACAAATAACATATAATCACATATCACATATAAGTACACTAGACTACTTTTCTCCAAGAACTTAGATTGTCCTATTGTAAATACAATAGTGGACATCTCTGATTAATATATtgacattatattatatcaaaagtaaacagtaCGTCTCTCTAAATATACATTAGTAAGTTTATCATAAACCTGGCAGCATATATGAATGAACTTGACAAATTTACTGGATTTAAGGACAGAATGTTACTTTGTTGAGATCTCTACTGAAACTCAAGAAGAAATGTATTTGAGGCTTTTGTctcaggagaaaaagagagacaggagaaTTAGGGATAGTTCACTGTTTCATTTCCATTTGGTCTCATTGCTGTCTAAATTAGACTGTAGAGATAATAAGGAGATCTGAATTAAGAGTTTTTTTCTAGGGTGGGGCATAGCTTCTAAATTAATAGtgatattgatataaaatgATCTCTACTTTCAGATGATTTTcgtgcattttttaaaagactGGAACTTGAAAAGTACTACCCAAACAAGCTGACTCAGAGGTCTTTGCTGGAGATCAACAGTGCCAGTGTATCTGATGAAGAGGTTCACTCACTACAAGCCTTACCATGGGCTTTCCTACGCAAATTACTGATGGCTAATTCAAATTCAAGATCTTTATGTGTACCTggtgaaaataaagaaacagatGACATGTTTGCTGAGCAGAGCTGTGATGCTACTCCAAATCTTCTAGATCTCCACACTGCCCTCTTTGTCTGTGCAGACAGTTTCCTTCagcaacaaatagcacttaaaATGTCAATGTGCCAGTTTGCAATACCATTTCTGTTACCTCCTGGAGTACATAATCAAAGCACTCTTATGTTATGGGCTCTTAGAGGTATCCTGAAAGAATGGCGTCCACATTCAATGTCAGAATCTAAAGGGTTTGTTGAGGACAGTGTTGTTCATGCAAAAATTCCCTTGATATCATTTGTGAGGTTAAGCAACTGCAGTTTGTCCAAGTCACAGGTTTTGAACCAAGTGCTCAACAAGTCACAGCAGCACCATGACTTCTTTTCACATCGAGAAATGATCGGAGGATCTGCTCGAAGGGTAATCAGTAATGGGATGGTTGAAATCTGCTGGAGTCTGCCATGTGGAAACAATAGTATCGATGTATTTCCGGAACCAGTGGCTATTGCTAATTTAAGAGGAGATGCTTTCACTTTTGTAACACACTTCAGTTTCCTTACTCAGGTGTCAACAGCTGTCTTTGTGTTCCTAGACAGTGTTGACAAAAATGAGCAAAGGTTGTTTGCCTCTTTACAAGGAATGAAAACCAATATCTTTCTTGTGGTTAATTCTCAGAAAAATATGAGCCAGAATGTGAAGTCTTCTATCAAAGCAGCAGTTGATACTCTGCAATTggaaaaaaatcacaccatTGTGAAAAGCCAAACAGTGAATATGGCTAATTTCTCAAATATGATCAGTTCTGCCATTAACAAAGTGCTAAGTGAGAATCACAGATCATCAATCACAGAAATTGAGAGTATGAAGAAAATTGCTCAGGAATTTGGTCTTTGCATTGATGAATGTGAAAACAGAGCCTGTGGATCAGCAGAGGAAAAAGCAGAGAAAATCATGAAAAGTATTGGAGTTCGTCAAATAGTGGAATATAAAAAGACACGGCTGCCACTGCAAGGTGAAAATTGGAAAAGACTGGCTCAGATAGAAAAAGAGGAATGCCGATTACAACAACCAGGAGGGTTGACTTTGGAGGAGTATAAGGTCAAACTTCAAAAAGACAAAGATGAAATTTGGAAGAAACAAAGCAACTATAAATTGACAGAAACAATGGACATCTTAATAAAGGCATTATCAAACTCTGATGACATTGAGCGAGCCTTTTTTCTCAGATGGCTGGGACTAAAACTGGACATGCGATCGCGCAAAGACATGTCAAACCTACGGAAAGAATATACAAAGTGTGAACAACAAAAGGACAGAGATGGTATAGTTCGAATAGACCAGGAGCTTCTTGATTGTTCTCTTGGAATAGAGCACTACATGAGAGAGATGGGACAAATCTATGAGGTTGCTTCATTTGGTTCATCTAAAAAGTCTGACAGAATAAGCAGTCTCCCTACTCTGGCTGCCAAAATGCTTATAGCTGGGTTTCCTCTTGAACTACTTGATGGAGATGCATCAAATATCCCAGAGAAATGGGTGAGTGATGTTCTCATGGAGCTTCACAGGATGGTTGGCCAGAAGAGCCGTTTGCTGGTTATCACTGTGTTAGGGGTTCAGAGTACGGGTAAATCAACACTACTCAACACTATGTTTGGAGTTCAGTTTGCAGTGAGCAGTGGACGATGCACACGTGGAGCATTCATGATTTTCCTTCCTGTGGGTAATGACTTGAAGGAGGAGTTACTTTGTGACTTTGTCCTTCTGATTGATACAGAGGGTTTGAAATCACCAGCACTGGCACAACTGGATGACAgttatgaacatgacaatgagttggCCACATTTGTGATTGGTCTGAGTGATGTAACCATCATTAATGTAGCAATGGAGAATTCCACAGAGATGAAGGACATCTTACAAATAGCAGTTCATGCTTTTTTACGGATGAAGGAAGTTGGTAAAAAAACAGTCTGCCACTTTGTCCACCAAAATGTTGCTGGTGTATCTGCATATGACAAAAACATGACAGACCGAAAAAAGCTCCTGGACCAATTAAATGAGATGACAGTGATTGCGGCTGAAATGGAAAAGCAGCCTAATGTGAAGAAATTCACAGATGTATTGGATTATGATGTTGAAAAGAATAACTGGTATATACCAGGTCTATGGCATGGAACACCACCAATGGCACCAGTTAATACAGGCTACAGCGTAGCTGTGTTGGATTTTAAGAAAAACCTCTTGGAGATGCTTAAAGTGAGAAAAGATGAACAACCTTCCCAGATCCCAGAGTTCCTGCAGTGGATGAGTAGCTTGTGGAAGGCCGTGAAGTTTGAGAACTTCATCTTTAGTTTCAGAAACACTCTTGTGGCCCATGCCTATGATAACCTTTGCAGAGAGTTTTCTGAATGGGAATGGTCTTTCAGAAGACATATCCTCACTTTGTTTGCTAGTGCAGAAGTTCAAATATCTAACACTGAAAGCAGAAGTGTTCATGAGGTTGTTGAGGCACTTCAAAATAATTCACATAAAGAGATTGCAgttcaaacaaaagaaattacTGACAAATTGAAAGACTACTACAAAAGGAAAGATCGTAATGTGCATTTAGTGGTAAAGTACAAAGCtgatttttccaatagcattaAATCTCTGGAGAATGAAATGAAGCAGGATGTTAAACAGAGATTATTTACTGCTGCTGAGAAGAGGAGAAACAAGGAGAAAGTTGAAGAGATTCAAAATAAGCAAGCTGCTATGATTGAGTGTAAAGTTCGGCAGTTACTGCAGAATTACAAAGATCGTAATGATGCGGTGTCTGATGAGGACCTCATGGCTGATTTTGAGAGAATGTGGAATAGAGAAGTGGCAAACATCACTGgtctaaaagaaaaagatgTTCCCGCTGATGTTTTGAAGCAACTGCGAGCAAGTTTAGGAAATCGCCAAGTCATGGAGGATTTGCAGAACGTTAAGAGTTTGACACAATATGGGCAAGAAGATTTCAAGACCAAGAAAAGACATTTAAACTTGGGGAAAATTGAAAaagtaattaatattattaaaaaaaaaagtctaaaacaaGACCTACAGATTGTTGCAGTTGATGTCATTAACAGTTGTAGAAGGATGATTGAACAGTTCACACAATCCAAAAGTGATTACCAAGAGACATTTACAAAAGATGTGCTTGATAAAATTGATGAACACCTTAATAAAGCAGGCTCCAAATTCAATACCATATTTGAATTTGACCTGAAATTGCACATTTGTGGCATTGCCTCTCGGAAATTCACAGAGATGCACAGGAAGTATATCACTGAGCAAGATCCATTAAATCATGTACAGAAATTTAAGAGGCAGTATCTCTCTGATTTCATTGATTTGTACAGAAAGAGGGACCAGTGCCAGAGGAAAGCAAAAGACTTCACTCAGCTCTGTCTCAAACCAGCAGTGACTGAGTACATCGACCAGTCCCTCGGACCTGACATTGTTGATGCAGTTTTGGAGTATAAGTCTACTGAGTATAGTTCACGAACGCTGTTTCAGTACACCATCCTGAAGGAACTACTGGAAAAATCCAACTTCAGTGACTTTGTAGAGTATATTTTGCATTATGAGAATTATGTCAAAGACTGGATATACAatcacatcattaaatgtttctccaaaGACATATCTTTGCAagaattaaaaatgaagaaGCTGGACAGAGTAGTTAAAAAGATCACTAACGCAATAGAAACATCTAAGCTGGAAGCCAATGGGTCTCCTTTGCCCAGTAATGCAGAAGGTACTACAGTTTTGGTCAAGAACCTTTGCAAAGCTTTGAGTGATGTCATCTCAATATCCATGAGCACAGTGGAGAGGGTCCTGTTTCAGAACACAAGCTGTTGTGAACCATTCACCAAAAGTCTCTATGAATGTATTGAGGACCTGAAACAGCAAATAGCAAAGGAGATCTCAGAGTCCACTGATACCACTGAGACCCTGAACAATGTGCCAGTAAAACCCCAAGATGAGCTTTTCAAGAGGGTGTTTGGTTGTGGAGTGCAGTGTCCATTTTGCAAAACACCATGTGAGGCAGGTGGGAAGGAACATCAGCTACACCATGCAGCTGTGCACAGACCAAAAGGACTGGGTATGTACAGATCTGTAAAGACTAATATCCTTTCTGAAGAGATTTGTACATCTAGTGTTCATGGCAATGGGATGTTTCGAAACCATAAAACAAATTACCAAAGTCATCCGTATAAAGACTACCGGAAATACCACCCAGATTGGCATATTGCACCTGACATGTCTATAGAGGCCTCAGATTACTGGAAGTATGTGCTGGTGACATTCAATAAGCAATTTGCTGAACGGTATAAAGCATTGCCAGCTGTGTATCCAGATGCGTGGAATGGAATCACTAAAGATCAGGCTTTTATTAGTCTGAAGCAGATGTTTAATATTCAATAATGGATGACCTGCAAAATATATATTGCCATTTGTGAAGAGGACAACTCCATCACTCACAGTTCCATCACTAATGTTATCACTCAGGTGAATCAGGAACTGGAGCGCTAATTATGTCTTACAATTGAACTTCTACTGACTTACTATTATCTAAATATAGAATCAATTTTACTAAAAGTTATTTTCGGGGATTTAAAtggtttcttttaaacattatatCTGTATGTCTACAATgataaacaatttttaaaagtgTAGTTAGGCTTGTTATAACATTTTGGTGATTGGATTATTTCTGTGTTTGTGATGTTAATTCAAATGTTACAATTATGTTTAATAATCACTTGGTTACAGTTGTTACAAATCTTTGTTATAAATGTTACAGTTATGTTTATTAATTACtttctgaaattaaaatgaatggatTATTCAGAACATATTGTATGAATGTATGAGTATATTcataaactgaataaacaaTTCATACCATAAATATATCAATCTGTCAATCCAAATTGGTTGCAAGGACAAATTTTATTGCAGTATGAATTACAAATAAACGAATACATAATACAATAAACTAATAATTTCTcatatttattcaatttaacACTTCTAcaatcatacatacatattagcCATTGCACTGAATGGGTGCCATTTCTGTCCCCAGGGCcttatatatacaaatatgcatgaaaattaactgaaaaaaaaaacatcttatcAAGCaagtttagtggttagcacgctcgcctcacacctccagggtcgggggttcgattcccaccgtggccctgtgtgtgtggagtttgcatgttctccccgtgctgcgggggtttcctccacgtACTCTGGTTTCCGGAGTGCACCAGGTAGTGTTGTCACCTtaaagctccaggttccctggttTGATCCAACTACAAGCTTGcaactttaaaaaacaattaatcATTGTAAAGCGCTGTTGTTTCTAAGAGTGATGAGATGACACTCAGTAGATGTACCTGTACCCGTACAGTTGGACATTCCACTAATTAACTGCATGACAAGTTTGATCTGAAATGAGATGAACTTAATATTTTGTGAAACTTAAATATCCTGCTGCTTACAGGGttcttaaatattaataaaataattaaaaatgctttCGTGTGATTTTTAGCTTCAGTtattgatccatccatccatccatcttcaaccgcttactccttttcagggtcacgggtgagcctggagcctatcccagggagcatcgggaacaaggcgtggtacaccctggacagggttcagttatatacatatatacatatatatatatatatatatatatatatatatatatatatatatatatatatatatatatatatatatatatatatatatatatatatatatataaacaatagaTGTGACAGGGAAATAAATTTGCACATTTGCTggtccaaatacttttttaaatgatttggtCAAGTTGTAAGCAAGTTGTAAATTGTCATGGGCATTGTGAGTTTTAAGTAAATCATTTGCCAAATCACTACCAAATATCGCTACCCATTACCATTTATCCCATCGGCCCTCAAACAGCTCAGAGAAGCCTGAATCTTTACAAAATTAGACAAGAGCAGTGCATATAATCTCATCCACATCCGAGAAAGGGATGAGTGGAAAATGGCCTTTAGCACCACCTCTGGAATTACGAGTACTAGTGTATGAGACATGCTGGGGTCTCGTCCATTACGAATACTGGTGTAAAAAATGTATGCCTACATTGACAACATTTTGATTTACTCTTCATTCCAAGAAATTCATGTTATCCATGTGA
Proteins encoded:
- the LOC128633594 gene encoding up-regulator of cell proliferation codes for the protein MELKQLKDDFRAFFKRLELEKYYPNKLTQRSLLEINSASVSDEEVHSLQALPWAFLRKLLMANSNSRSLCVPGENKETDDMFAEQSCDATPNLLDLHTALFVCADSFLQQQIALKMSMCQFAIPFLLPPGVHNQSTLMLWALRGILKEWRPHSMSESKGFVEDSVVHAKIPLISFVRLSNCSLSKSQVLNQVLNKSQQHHDFFSHREMIGGSARRVISNGMVEICWSLPCGNNSIDVFPEPVAIANLRGDAFTFVTHFSFLTQVSTAVFVFLDSVDKNEQRLFASLQGMKTNIFLVVNSQKNMSQNVKSSIKAAVDTLQLEKNHTIVKSQTVNMANFSNMISSAINKVLSENHRSSITEIESMKKIAQEFGLCIDECENRACGSAEEKAEKIMKSIGVRQIVEYKKTRLPLQGENWKRLAQIEKEECRLQQPGGLTLEEYKVKLQKDKDEIWKKQSNYKLTETMDILIKALSNSDDIERAFFLRWLGLKLDMRSRKDMSNLRKEYTKCEQQKDRDGIVRIDQELLDCSLGIEHYMREMGQIYEVASFGSSKKSDRISSLPTLAAKMLIAGFPLELLDGDASNIPEKWVSDVLMELHRMVGQKSRLLVITVLGVQSTGKSTLLNTMFGVQFAVSSGRCTRGAFMIFLPVGNDLKEELLCDFVLLIDTEGLKSPALAQLDDSYEHDNELATFVIGLSDVTIINVAMENSTEMKDILQIAVHAFLRMKEVGKKTVCHFVHQNVAGVSAYDKNMTDRKKLLDQLNEMTVIAAEMEKQPNVKKFTDVLDYDVEKNNWYIPGLWHGTPPMAPVNTGYSVAVLDFKKNLLEMLKVRKDEQPSQIPEFLQWMSSLWKAVKFENFIFSFRNTLVAHAYDNLCREFSEWEWSFRRHILTLFASAEVQISNTESRSVHEVVEALQNNSHKEIAVQTKEITDKLKDYYKRKDRNVHLVVKYKADFSNSIKSLENEMKQDVKQRLFTAAEKRRNKEKVEEIQNKQAAMIECKVRQLLQNYKDRNDAVSDEDLMADFERMWNREVANITGLKEKDVPADVLKQLRASLGNRQVMEDLQNVKSLTQYGQEDFKTKKRHLNLGKIEKVINIIKKKSLKQDLQIVAVDVINSCRRMIEQFTQSKSDYQETFTKDVLDKIDEHLNKAGSKFNTIFEFDLKLHICGIASRKFTEMHRKYITEQDPLNHVQKFKRQYLSDFIDLYRKRDQCQRKAKDFTQLCLKPAVTEYIDQSLGPDIVDAVLEYKSTEYSSRTLFQYTILKELLEKSNFSDFVEYILHYENYVKDWIYNHIIKCFSKDISLQELKMKKLDRVVKKITNAIETSKLEANGSPLPSNAEGTTVLVKNLCKALSDVISISMSTVERVLFQNTSCCEPFTKSLYECIEDLKQQIAKEISESTDTTETLNNVPVKPQDELFKRVFGCGVQCPFCKTPCEAGGKEHQLHHAAVHRPKGLGMYRSVKTNILSEEICTSSVHGNGMFRNHKTNYQSHPYKDYRKYHPDWHIAPDMSIEASDYWKYVLVTFNKQFAERYKALPAVYPDAWNGITKDQAFISLKQMFNIQ